In a single window of the Acidobacteriota bacterium genome:
- the zwf gene encoding glucose-6-phosphate dehydrogenase, producing MAESTKTAEPCVMVIFGATGDLTKRKLLPALYNLARQDFLPHSFAIVGVGRQEMTTEEFREQMAGHLEEFVGKQSVGTQAASLQKEDKEEQTGSLRFDDKLINWLLDRTYYTGGDFDDDKKLFGDLKELLGEVTAAHQIPDNYFFYMATPPDLFANVTQKVVKNGLGKEENGNWRRFVYEKPFGTDLPSAEALNQKLLRLIKERQIYRIDHYLGKETVQNILVFRFGNSIFEPIWNRNFVDHVQITVAEKLGVEQRGGYYDSAGALRDMIPNHILQLVTLTAMEPPVSFEADSVRDEQAKILQAIQPFSPEDVLKCAIRGQYGEGEIGGTAVSAYRDEERVAPASNTETFAALKLSIDNWRWADVPFYVRTGKRLSTRHSSIVIQFKKAPFMLFRETGIERLTTNRIVIHIQPDEGITLHFGAKIPGPVVNMGPVDMDFNYLDHFGEQVSTGYERLLYDCMIGDATLFQRADMVEAGWRIVQPVIDVWKALPARDFPNYAAGSWGPAEADAFMNTDGRRWINELK from the coding sequence ATGGCTGAATCAACGAAAACCGCAGAACCTTGCGTGATGGTCATATTCGGTGCGACCGGCGACCTGACTAAACGCAAACTGCTGCCCGCGTTGTATAACCTCGCAAGGCAGGATTTTCTGCCGCACTCGTTTGCGATAGTCGGTGTCGGGCGTCAGGAGATGACGACCGAGGAATTTCGCGAACAGATGGCGGGGCATCTGGAAGAATTCGTCGGAAAGCAATCAGTTGGGACGCAGGCTGCCAGCCTGCAAAAGGAAGACAAAGAGGAGCAGACTGGCAGTCTGCGATTCGACGACAAACTTATCAATTGGCTGCTCGACCGCACGTATTACACAGGCGGCGATTTTGACGATGATAAGAAGCTATTTGGCGATCTGAAGGAATTGCTGGGAGAAGTTACGGCCGCACATCAGATACCGGACAACTACTTTTTCTATATGGCGACGCCGCCCGACCTTTTTGCGAATGTGACGCAAAAGGTCGTGAAGAATGGCCTCGGCAAAGAGGAGAACGGTAACTGGCGGCGTTTTGTTTACGAGAAGCCTTTCGGAACGGACCTGCCTTCTGCCGAAGCTCTGAACCAGAAACTGTTGCGGCTGATCAAAGAACGCCAGATCTACCGCATCGATCATTATCTGGGCAAGGAAACGGTGCAGAACATCTTAGTCTTCCGTTTCGGAAACAGCATTTTCGAGCCGATCTGGAACCGCAATTTCGTCGATCACGTGCAGATAACCGTGGCAGAAAAGCTAGGCGTCGAACAGCGTGGCGGATATTACGATTCGGCGGGTGCCTTGCGCGATATGATCCCGAATCATATTTTGCAGCTTGTCACGCTAACAGCGATGGAACCGCCCGTTTCGTTCGAGGCAGATTCTGTGCGTGACGAGCAGGCGAAGATCCTGCAGGCGATACAGCCGTTCTCACCTGAGGACGTTTTGAAATGTGCCATTCGGGGCCAATACGGCGAAGGTGAGATCGGCGGAACTGCGGTTTCGGCGTATCGCGATGAAGAGCGCGTCGCTCCGGCGTCGAATACCGAGACCTTTGCCGCGCTCAAACTTTCGATCGACAACTGGCGCTGGGCGGACGTACCTTTCTACGTTCGCACGGGCAAGCGGCTTTCCACGCGGCATTCGAGCATCGTTATTCAGTTCAAAAAGGCTCCGTTCATGCTATTTCGTGAAACGGGCATCGAACGTCTGACCACGAACCGCATTGTCATACATATACAGCCCGACGAAGGCATCACGCTGCATTTCGGTGCGAAAATACCGGGCCCTGTGGTGAATATGGGCCCGGTCGATATGGACTTTAATTATCTCGATCATTTCGGCGAGCAGGTCTCGACGGGTTACGAACGCCTGCTCTACGACTGCATGATCGGCGACGCGACCTTGTTTCAGCGTGCCGATATGGTCGAGGCCGGCTGGCGCATCGTGCAGCCTGTGATCGACGTCTGGAAGGCATTGCCCGCACGCGATTTCCCGAACTACGCCGCGGGAAGCTGGGGCCCCGCGGAGGCCGACGCGTTCATGAATACGGACGGCCGACGCTGGATCAACGAGCTGAAATAG